In a genomic window of Corvus hawaiiensis isolate bCorHaw1 chromosome Z, bCorHaw1.pri.cur, whole genome shotgun sequence:
- the LOC125320264 gene encoding serine/threonine-protein kinase PAK 3-like, which produces MPCQTRGELFPAQEQLEQLRQQVEEPQENGQNIKAEPQAELPKAQSDIKAAKRRNKEDIRSIQEEKNLHQHRSDLQDQVSVRAEATPLMKHPLSSSLQNIDKQLQAELQETEARIKAREKRLDEGMKIIQEEINLLLQKQEALEKRVEVWTSHLAACKDFQQVIGHKEPQGWRGAQELSLLQLEPVLKMVEERGTQWEQISTGSLMEPAPAAAALSKGAFAAQPEKWSQGSLLSSNTDTASSHQQEMEDYFLELLSKMVSMENPVTKYTELENIGSGGFGEVCRALDNATGGEVAIKKINLQGLRRKEVTVNELMVMKMNRNPNLVNYLDSYLVDDELWLVMEYMDGGTLSDAINEMYISEYEMAAISRECLQGLDFLHSNHVIHRDVKSCNILLRTDGSVKLADFGLSAQLTPEQNLRSSVVGTSWWMAPEVVTGQPYGPKVDIWSLGIVGIEMVERQVPHWNESRTSAELLIATGGTPQLQQPNLFSALLRHFLSCCLQKNEEQRWSAKELLQHPFVTSAKPVSILLPLIQSVKKWKEEEKRWQCQSIHSGLFSS; this is translated from the exons ATGCCTTGCCAGACTCGGGGagagctgttcccagcccaagagcagctggagcagctcaggcagcaggTGGAAGAGCCACAAGAGAATGGCCAG AACATCAAGGCAGAGCCACAAGCAGAGCTGCCCAAAGCCCAGAGTGACATCAAAGCAGCAAAGAGGAGGAACAAGGAAGACATCAGAAGCATCCAAGAGGAGAAGAATCTCCATCAGCACAGGAGCGATCTACAAGACCAGGTGAGTGTAAGAGCTGAAGCCACTCCACTCATGAAACatcctctctcttcttctttgcAGAACATCGACAaacagctgcaggcagagctgcaggaaactgAGGCTAGGATCAAGGCAAGGGAGAAGAGGCTGGATGAAGGAATGAAAATCATCCAAGAGGAAATTAATCTTCTACTCCAAAAGCAAGAGGCTCTAGAAAAGCGA GTGGAAGTGTGGACATCTCACCTGGCAGCCTGCAAAGACTTCCAGCAAGTGATTGGCCACAAAGAGCCCCAAGGCTGGCGTGGGGCACAGGaactgtccctgctgcagcttgaGCCCGTCCTGAAGATGGTGGAAGAAAGGGGGACTCAATGGGAGCAG ATCTCCACAGGCTCTCTCATggaacctgctccagcagcagcagcattgtcTAAAGGAGCCTTTGCAGCCCAGCCTGAGAAGTGGAGCCAGGGAAGTTTGCTCAGCTCCAACACTGACACAGCTTCTTCCCATCAACAGGAGATGGAAGATTACTTCCTGGAGCTACTGA GCAAAATGGTGAGCATGGAAAATCCGGTGACGAAATACACTGAACTGGAAAATATCGGCAGTGG gGGTTTCGGAGAAGTTTGTAGAGCACTCGACAATGCCACAGGAGGAGAG GTGgccataaagaaaattaatctccAAGGACTGAGGAGAAAGGAAGTAACTGTCAATGAACTCATGGTCATGAAGATGAATAGGAATCCCAACCTGGTCAACTATTTAGACAG ctACCTTGTGGATGATGAACTCTGGCTGGTGATGGAGTACATGGATGGAGGCACTCTGAGTGATGCCATCAATGAGATGTACATATCTGAATATGAGATGGCAGCCATCAGTCGGGAG tgCCTGCAAGGACTGGATTTTCTTCACTCAAACCATGTCATCCATCGAGATGTGAAGAGCTGCAACATCCTTCTCAGAACTGACGGCTCTGTCAAGCTGG CTGATTTTGGCCTCTCTGCTCAGCTCACCCCTGAGCAGAATCTAAGGAGCTCAGTGGTTGGGACGTCTTGGTGGATGGCGCCTGAGGTTGTGACAGGTCAACCATATGGCCCCAAAGTGGACATATGGTCTCTTGGAATTGTGGGAATCGAAATGGTGGAACGACAAGTTCCTCACTGGAATGAAAGTCGTACCTCG gctgaactccTGATAGCCACAGGAGggaccccacagctgcagcagcccaaTCTATTCTCGGCTTTGCTGCGTCacttcctgagctgctgcctgcagaaaaACGAGGAACAGCGCTGGTCTGCCAAGGAGCTCCTGCAG cATCCATTTGTAACATCAGCCAAGCCTGTGTCCATCTTGCTGCCACTGATCCAGtcagtgaagaagtggaaggaggaggagaaaagatggCAGTGCCAATCCATCCATTCAGGACTATTTTCTTCATGA